TTGTTCTAAGTTGTTGTCAAAACATTACATGGTTGTCACACATCACTTTCAAGTTATCTATGAGTGATCTTTCATTAAAATTTTAGTGTTGATGTCCCTTATATCTAACTGAAACCAAGATCAGCAATCTGAGAACTGTTagccaagtgtttgatgaaataCCTAAAGCTAAAAAAAATCAGTATCTTTATATCAGAATTGACAAGGGACATTACAGTATGTTAGGCATTCCATGACAAAATGTCGCTGTGTATCTACTGCTCCTATGTTGCAAAATAGGTATATTATCTTTTCCCATTCTTCTTTAGGCACCCTCCATCTACCTGTTTCACACCTCAAGTGATGAGAGTTGATTCTTAACTGGACCATTAGCATTTTTACTTTTGATTTAATATTCGCTCCCATGTAGGATTTTTCTTCATGGTCTCATGGGGGGTTGAATTCTGTGATATAATAGACTTTTTTACGTCTATCTTGTTTTGTCCATAAACTTCTCCTGAATTTTTCtttcacattttttatttatttatgcattGGTGTCTAAGCATTCTTGAATACTCATGTTCCATTTTTTAATCCATTTCtcattttgtttcatccatgtgTTCTTCCTTCTATCTAGTCTTTCCTCCATTATCAACTTAAGCCAACGATGTTTTTCCATATTTTGAGTCTCCTTTAGATAACTTACCAAACACACCATCGTTGAAGCTTCCAAGGATAGGTGTCGGTTTCTGCCAATAGAATCTCATATGGAACAACAATTTTAATATTGAAACTGCTTATGATTAGGTGTTTTTGAATTGTTTCTAGTTGTCTCCATTTCTGATCTGACATACTGCTGCCCCAAATTTCACATCCATAAAGAATCGCCGGAGTGACTAGCAAACCAAAAAGCATTCTCTTGGTTTTTCAATCCCACAGCTCAGCATTTCTATACCTATTTTGTAGCGAGTATAATGCTTTTCAACTTTCTTCAATTCTTTTTGCTCTACATGTTTCCCATCTAAGCTGCTTGTGAAAATCAAGCCCAATATATTTGTACTCATTCACCACTTCCAACAGGCCGCCTTCAAAGAGAAAATCATTTTGTATCTTTTTACTTCTTTGCAGAGAGAAGATCATTACTTTGGTCTTGCTAATATTCACTTGCATCCCAACTTCCTGAAAAAATCCTTCAAGTATCTTCAATTATTCTCTCAACCCCTTGGCAGTTTTAGCAATTAATATGAGATCGTCCACATATAGAAGTAACTTTATTACATAATTAGCCAATTGGACTCCTTCTCTACTAGTATTGTTGAGCCATTCTTCTAACTTATCAATATATAGCCCAAACAACATTGGGGAAAGTGGGCAGCCATGTTTGACCCCAATATCACAACCAAAACATTTTGACATTCCCTCTGAGGATCTGAATTTAGCCTTGACCTGGTCATATAGTCTATGTACTGCAACACTAAGTACCTTTGGGACACCCAATTCTTCTATCATATTCCATAGTTTGTCCTGAGGAACCGTATCAAATAATTTTTAAAGTCTACTAAGCAACAAAAGGCCTCGCCCCTTGGGTATTCCATGTTTTTTCAACCAAGAACCTAAGTGTAACACCATGGTCTATAGTAGAATGTTTTGGTCTAAAACCAACCTACCCTTTGACTCTTTTTCCTTCTATTTCTGCCTAGCTACTAATCCTCTGTTCAATCATGCTTCCAAGCAACTTCCCAGGAAGGGGTTGACCATAATAGTGTGATAATTTGATGGATTTTTTTATATTGCCGCTTTTGTAGAGAGGGATTACAACGCTAGTTGTCCAATAATCTGGAAAACCCTCTTGAGTGACattgttgaagatttgattgaTATGAGGTGTAAGGAACTCAATGCCCCATTTTAGATATTCTACTTGTAGCCCATTTATATCTCGTGCCTTTCCCCCTGCCAACCTCTTTATGCCCTGTTTGATATCTTTACTGGTAAAAAGTTTAGTAGTGACATTAATTACCAGAGATTCATGTTTATCTTGGCCACACTCATATAACATCTTTGCATATTCAAACCATTGGAATCATGTGATATTGTTCTCTATTTGTTTTCTCTTCTGTTGAAGCTCTTTCCAAAATCTTTTGGGGTTTtgttttccaagggtaatcaaTTCTATCCTTCTTATGTTCACATATTTTTCTTTTTTACCCCTTAGCAATCTTTCGTACTCTTTTCTACTTTCCTTGTCCATCCCACCTTCTCATAGATTTCTTTTTGCTAACTTGCACTCATCATCAAACCAAAGATTTGTCGAGAAAGTGCTCTTTACCTATCTCTTGGATCTAGTTCTTTTTTTACACACGACTAGAGCTTTGTGAATCAAGGGAACCAACATATCCTTTTAAGATCATTTAAGATCAAAATTTGACGTTTGCTACTAGTCAATTATTTTAAGGATAATCGAGAAGGTTGTTTGCGAgactgtatgtatatgtatatgaatctACAATGTATTATATGTACACGAGAACAAGAGCATTACTACAGTACAATCCTTCCCGCGGAAGTGCCAACACACCCATCAAGTTTGACATCAACATCAAGGAGTCATCAAATGATGAATGAATGGCATGTGTGCAACAACCTACACAGAGTCAACATTTGTAAGCACAAGTGTGCCCAAACAAGTGCCGATGGCACCAATACAAAAGGATCAAACACCATCATCCACAAGTTCAGATAAATTTCAGCAGACATTGACACTAGTGACTTCACTACAACTATCTCTATCTCCAGTCTTACAACACTGACTTTAATGGTACAATCCATGCCATCATTAGGCTGGGATCCCATGGAGGggagcttcctaaaaaatagagctggagCTGCTTAGATTTTTTAGGATAATTTTAAAGCTGGCGGTCCCATGGATTTTGTTTTGCACTCAGGTTAAAAAgttaagctcctaaatttaaggatAACATGAACTTTGTTGTGCAGATCAACTTAAGTTTAAACttctaaatttaaataaattagtagtaaataaatttagtttttcttctaaaattcatatgATTGACAAATAGCATAATATATTCCTAAGCTGGTggagcaatttctagccccaccccattttcaccaGCTTAAATTTTCATGCCTAAAAAGCAggggctctattttttaggaaaagatttcaaataatccagtagcaaaaaaataatttttccGTAAGACCACCTCTTAtctaaaaatagagcttaagccccctcCACTGCCTTAGACATGATTCTAGCACTGATGTAGGCAACTATACCTACAATAGAGCATACAAGAAACATGCCGCTAGTACCAAAGAGCACAAAAGAAACAATGCCGAGTGATGCAAGTGTGTCGTGCAGGATTTCGACTAAGCTACACAAGGATCAACTCACAAAATTCCATTTTAAGCATGACTTGTTCATCTAGGCAACACTCTGCCAACTTTTGAGTTTGCCTTTGGAGCCAACAAAAGCATATCAAATGAGCCCAACACTGTAGAAATCAACTTGGCCCATGCACCCGAAGGAGTTGACATGATCACCATGGAACCCAAGGCAATGTTAGATGGAAAATTGACAACATTGTAGAGAATACCATCAATAAGATTCAATGCGAAAATGATAAAAGAAATAAGCACATTTTTATCCATAGCACATTTTTCTCACTGAGAAAGACTCCTGGTATGTATTGTAAGCTCAACAAATCTTGTGAAAAAGACTCATGGAAAAATCACGAATATCTTCAACTCGATCTGCAAATCCCTAGCGGTATTCACTAGACAAGAAACTCGTTATTGTAAGCCTAGAGAGAACCTGCAAGTTGTGTAAATTGTTTTCCATTTCTGTTTCCCACTTGAATACTAAAAAgttcaagaaattaaaaaaaaaaatccaaacgaACTTGCAGATGCATGTATGTTATCGTCCCACAACCTTAATATAAACTGATTTACATCAAGATGACTATTGACAGTAAAGAATTTTGTTTTTCAACTTTAATCATATAATTGTGGCTTAAAATAATTCATTATATAATGATATTGTCTAAGCAGTTTGAGCGCCACGAAGTTCTCAAGAAAACAGAATATAATCTTCAATGCTATTTCTAAAGCTATAGAATGTATGTGATTCATTTGGAATTGCCCAGGCCAGAAATCACCACATAATTCCTGCTAATGAATGCTAACTTTCTTTTTAGCTAGCTCTTAATTGGTTTGATTTGTATCCATCTCCCTAAATATAAAATCGAGCTCAGATTTATGTGATGTTTCAGTTCAAGATTTGTTTTCACGTAGGTGGTCATATTGAGGATATATGAGGAATTGAAGACAGTGCTTTCATATTTAACAAATCCAAAAAGTGTAAACATGTTATTATGACAAGATTATGAAAACAAATTGTATATGTTGTAGAGCTTTATAGGCGAGCAGTTGTACATTTTTTAAATGGATATTGGTTTTAGATAATAATATATAATTACAACTGTACTAATCTTCGATGGCATCTGAATATCGAAGGTAACCATGCAAATACGTATACCTGCATATATGGACATACATAGAAATATTTAAGTGTAGATGCATTCAAAGAGCAGCACAAGACTTTGTATATCTTTGTTTTTGTATTTGTAAGTGTATTGGAGATGCACTAAGCAGTAGCCACTCCCATTCTATATTTTTCATCTGCATAATTCTTTTGCAGACCCATTTCCATAGTTGGTCACTTATGGACATTAATGTTTAtgttaaaataaattcattttgtaTGAGTTGTATGTGAATATAAAATCCTACAAAACCATGAAATAAAGTGCTTTCCATAGAAAGCAAAcctgaaatttcaaattttattcaatCTCTCATATCATATATACACGAAGAAAACTCATCCACAACACTTACCAATAAACTACTGCACAATAAACATCGAACATGTCACATAATATACTAGGACAATAAACATTAAAACCACCAATTGTATCCCTACTCACAATTTCAAGATTAACTTGCATTATAATCACTTGCAGATGTGGGATACGGTGGAGGTCAATTGTAGATACTGGCATGGGAGTTTATGAGTAAGAGAACTACTATATTACATTTAAATCTAGTCACAACAAGATGCGGGACATTAGCAAGTACAAGGTCTCCATATTGTTTCTTGAGTTTGGTATTCATCGGCCATCTCCTAAAGCCTTGTGGACCATTGATGAagtcatttcctcattttcatgcgAGAACAATGTATCAGGCAGCGTGATGTCTCTACTTCTCTGCTGTGGTGTTAGCGCAATAGATGTGCTTCCAGGATCTTGAGCAGCCAAATGGTTGTTGTACTGCCAATCTGTGATGTAACCAGGGCGAGAAGCAACAGGAATTTCCTCTACATCACCAGTCAGCATTGCTACCACTCGAGACATTGATGGGCGCATTGCAGGCAAAGCTTGTGTGCAAAGGAGGGCTACTGCAATAACTCTGAGAACTTCATCTTCTATGTATGTTGATTCTAGTTTAGGATCCATCAATTCCAGCAGTCTCTTTTGCTCATGCAGTTGCCAGGCCTATAATTTGACCAGTAGATGATGgtgattattaaaatttaaaattactgCATAATTGAAGAAAAAATACTACAGTAGTACACACCCATTCCAGAAGATAGACACTCTCTTGTGGCAAAGATGTGTCTGAATTACTCCTGCCGCTCACCACTTCTAAAGCAACAACCCCAAAGCTGAAAACGTCAGTCTTTTCTGTGAGGTGACCTCGCATTGCATACTCCGGAGCCATATATCCTCTTCAAACACAAACACTTTCCAATCAGATCATGTAAAAGTAGGCAGTGCAACATCCAACTGCTTTCAAAAGTTTCAACATGTACAGTAGCTTTATTAATCGGTcacacaaaaaagaaaagaaaacatttaTGAACAGATGAACAAGATTGCAAACAGGAAGAATATCTTGTTCAAGTGGGATCTTAAAACATCAGAAATTATATTGTTTTTCAATGAATGTAAGGAAATTTCATCTCTGATAGGTATCAGAAAATTAAAATCTAATACTCAAGGTGATCTTACATTGTGCCAGCAACTCTGGTACTGATATGAGTTCTGGTTTCATCAAATAGCTTAGCCAACCCAAAATCTGCAATCTTAGGGTTCAGAGAGTTATCCAACAAGATGTTACTGGCTTTGATGTCTCGATGCACTATTCGGACGCTGGACTCCTCATGAAGGTAAGCAAGCCCACGTGCAGTCCCAATACAGATGTTAAACCGAGTAGGCCAGTCCAGGTTTATTTCAGATATTTTATTCCCTGCATTTAGCATTCATGAAACTCATGTATTTGTTTCTATGCTGTGAATGGATACAAAATAACTCTTACAAATCAGGGTAACTGGTATGGCAATATATTGCTACCAAATAAAGCTTGTGCAAGACTGTTGTTTTCCAGACATTCGTAGACCAAAATACGATGTTCTCCTTCTACACAGCATCCGTGCAATTTAACAAGGTTCCTATGTTGCACTGCAGATATTGCAGCCACTTCATTTATAAATTCGCGCTTTCCTTGCTTAGATTCAGATGACAATTGCTTCActgctaccaatttaccatctggAAGAATGCCCTGTTATTATGACATAGTCGAGAACAAGAAAAATCAGATAAATTTTAAGGGGAAACTTAAGGATAGAGAATGATTTGTAATTGCCGTGACCCATGACAAAAATAACATAAATTATGGAGAATGTTATGCATGATCTATAGAATTTATTTGTGTACACAAACCTAAAACAAAGTGAATGCAAATACTGGAACGCTTATTAACATACCTTATGAACTGTACCGAATCCTCCCTGGCCCAACTTATTTTCTTCATGAAAATCATTTGTTGCATTCTTCAAGTCAGCATAGCTGAAAATGTTTGGTTTTGTGTGAATTCCTTTAAGTGCTGATAAAGAAGCAAGATGATAAGAGGATCAATGCCATTACCAAGTTccccaaattaaattaaattcaattgTGAGAAACATGTAGCTACGATCCATGAAATTTGACCTCCTAAAATGTTTTCCATTTACCTTCTTGTTCCTGACCACGTGCCTCTAAGGACTTTCTGACTTTCCTTCGCCACAAAATGATAAACACGAGACATGTCAAAACAGCAACCACACCCCCAAAAACAATTCCAATCACTGCTCCAGTCTTGATTTTCTTCGGAGGGGATTTAGAAGGTGGCTTATTCGAAACAGTAGGATTGAAGTCTACACACATAATAAAATATTCAGCTGTAAAGATGTCTAGGGTTTCCAGTGCATTTAatgttgtaaattatgtaaataaatCTGTAAAAAACAACTGAAGAAATGTATTGTAGTAATACAATGCTTGGTTTTATGCACAATCCTCATCCCCAATAGAAATATGTTCTGTTTATATCTTCTCCAAATTAAATTAAACAAGCTAAAAGTACTGTCGTTTTCTTTACCAGGTGTAACACTAATGGCTGATATTAAAGGTCCATAGGTTCCTTGTTTTGTAATACAGCATGTTCCCTTCCCggtccagaaaaaatgaatttcaagaaaattttcagTCACATTTGTCTTGAAAGATCGGTCAACTGCTATGAATGAACCTCCTGCCTCCTTTTGGATGTTGAAATTTGTTAATACTTTATTCCCCTACAGCATCAGTGGATAAGAAGTTGTAGAACTGAGGGATGACAAAGAGCTAGTATTTACCCAAGGAAAAAATAAAGAATCCAAATGAGATTGAATGCACTATGAATGTCACTATTTGAAACGAGCGAAGGATCAAAAAAGGGAAAAATGCATAAAATAATCTTTATCCCCCTGCACCCTCTCCCCGtagaaaagagaaaataaataaacaatcttttcaagaggaaatagaaatcaaatcattAGAAAAGTGGTACTTACCTGAACAGAAACATCAAAAATGCGTTTTCCAAGACTCTTCCAGCTCGGTGTGTCTAGAATATCTATTTCAGCAAACTGTAGCTTTACTGTATATTGTCCATTTTCAAGCCCCAAACCATAGTACCTTAGTGAACTGGGAGATAAACGTGCCGTTTGGTAGAGTTCTGTATCTAATGTATTTGTGAATTGAGATTGACTCGATTCTGTAAAATTCTGTGCAGAACTGTCCAGAAAATTTCCAGTGTTACTTACTCCCCACTTTTGTGTATCACTACTCACGTAAAATGAGGCAGCATCAAGTATTTCATTGTCACTTTCATAAACATTGTTTAGCTGGGAAGTCATTTGTGAGCCGCCACAGTTTATTGCAAATTGAGAATCTGAAAATTTAGAAATCAAAAAGGAAAATCAACAATATGTTCCAGCACTATTTCGACAAGAAAACAAAAGGCTAATATTTATTTATAGTGCCAAATTAAACTAAATGCTTCATTCATACGAAACATTGCATCATTGTCATCTTTTTAATTGTTCTTGGTCATTAAAAAATGGCcagtttttattttgtttatcataAAGAACTTGTCAGTTTCTTCCTATCACATTTCTTCTTTTTTCTCCTCCTCCTATCCAATCCTCTGGATTAAGAATGCAGTTGAAGTAGAGCTGAAGAAACAATGTGCGTATTTATTTTCTTTTACTACAGAAACAGAAATGCTAGTTCCTTGTAATCACAACACTGAAGATTGCACAAGTATTAAAGACCTACTCAAGTCCTacaagtctattttcttgaagTCTGTAGAAATGTGGAATGTTGAAGGCCTTTACACTAACATATCTTGTGTAAGTTCTTGCTAGTAAGTATGGAAATCCCAGAATGAGACCTGAAGCGTACTCCAAAGAGAATTATCTGGATATTTTTGTTGTTCACAGGTTCCAATCACAAAAGTTTTAACcaaaattagaggatgaagaaaaagaaaaaatatgggatattttgaaagaagtgttcaaaATCCTTTTTCATGAGCTGTAGAATGATCAGTCTGAAATTAAAATGGATATGTATTTTATAAGGGTTCTTCTACTCAGACATGACAAGTGAATTTGAAGATCTTTAGAAATTTATGACGAATATTGAGGAAGAAAATCCCTGGAACAGATTCTGCATGCATAAATTCCAGTGACTTGGAGGCATTTGGGAAGCCCAGCAATTCTTATCCTTGTCCCAGTTTTCAGTTAAAGGAACAGAAGAGTTTGGAATGAAAGACCACGTGGAAGCAAAAAGGTTTTTGTTCGGCTATAGTCGCAGTTCTGATCTCCCCATACTTCAACTCCAAATGGACCTTGAATGCTGTCTCAACAGTCTTCTGGGCAGCCATCATTATTCTTGATTCTTGTAGTTTCACCATTGATGATAGCACATATTTCATCTGCATGCGCAATAACTTTTTCTAAGCCAGCTTCTAAATCTGATTCTTGTCTTAATGCTGGGAATTATTGGTAGTGATTATGACAAAACATAGAGAAGAAATATCTAGGTAGTTAGTACTAAAATTTGATATTTCACTTTTTAGTGAGATATGACGAATAACATCACATTTGTGATAATCAGGGAAATGTTCAAGGAAACAGCTGAAACGCCTTGAAAATGGCCAGGAAATGCTTGGTGGTATCCATAATGTCCTGGAacattttcaaaatgtttttgcATACCCCCTGACATTTTAGGGCATTTTTAAAGGTTTTCTTTCAATTGGAAATAGTAAAATGATGAAATGGGGATCCACTATGACATCTCCTGCAACTTATATGAAAAGATTTCAATGGAAGGCAACCTACCATATTTTGGATCTCACGTGGTGCTGCTAGTTTAGAGGATGCTGATAAACATAAATGAGATATATATTTCGAATATAATGGTATCGATATAATAAGATATATCTATGAATAAGATATATTCCTCCCTCTTTTGGGCAAAAATCCAAGTCTAGAAAGGAAGCTATTTGGACCCCTCCTAAGCGCGGGtggttaaaattgaattttgatggtgcttccaaaGGCAACCCAGGCCCTTCAGGCATAGGATATGTGATTAGAGACCACTCAGGGTCAATCATTGGGAAAATGGCAAAGCCAATGCCACCggacactaacaatatagcagaatttaAAGCCTTACAATTAGGATTAATGGATTGCATCAATCATGGATTAAGAAACATCACAGTGGAGGGAGATTCAGAGATAGCAATCAACGCAATCAAAACGCAAAAAACCCCAAACTGGCGGCTACAGGCAATTCTAGATAGTATATCAGAAAACTTGACAAAGCTAGAGCAATATGAGGCAAAACATATTTTCAGAGAAGCGAACACAGAGGCAGATGCCCTCTCAAAAGTTGCAGCAGAGGGCACTTCTATTCACTAGTGGGAACAGGGAGGCAATTAGCAAGGCTAACTATTACAGGTTATTTATGTAGCAAGGATTCCCTCTAGCTTGATGAGTGCAAGGAATGGCTATCAAAGCAAACGAAAAGGTCTAACAGATCATCTTCCttctttaattaattttcaaattcaatccATGGCACTTAAGTTTGGGGAACggctatttttttgaattcaaatctTGGCCTTCTTCGAGAATAAAGAGGACTCGTTAGCAGTGACGTCACTTAATTTGCTCTTTTAAAATAGCATTACCTTTTCCGTCTCCTGAAAAGCCAGCCAGCAGTAGCCGCCATTTCTAGCCCGAGGGATGCATCGTCCACAAGATAGACATCATTTCAGATTTAGGGAGATTTGGCACGATTAGGGACCAATATCCTTCGCCACCTTTGTAGGCGAATTTAATGCAAGCAACTCCTCATTAATGTGCATTAAAGAAAGTGTTGCCTAGGCTTTGCTACACTTTCTTTGCAAGCTATTATCCTTTCCTAACCTGCAAGAGATCTCATTAAAGATCAATCTACTTCAAACCATTCTCCGGACCCTCGACCACCACCAAGTTGTCAAAGAATTCGGTAGCCATGTCTGGTGAGGAGCCATATGGGTTTATTATGAGCGTTTATCCAAGGCCAATCTCATGCTTTGGTGCAGACACTCTCATTTCCCTTTCACCTTCCACTCGACAAGTCTCATTCAGGAAAATAACAAACTTAAGATTGAAGCGGCTACTGCTTCATCCAGAACCAACAATCGTCTTGGCAGTAAAGTTGATTCTGGGAAATGGGCATTTAAGCAAGGAGGAATACC
The nucleotide sequence above comes from Cryptomeria japonica chromosome 11, Sugi_1.0, whole genome shotgun sequence. Encoded proteins:
- the LOC131068778 gene encoding probable LRR receptor-like serine/threonine-protein kinase At1g56130 isoform X2; the protein is MSKIEVSASSFWVLCIVYGIGYLLQAAQVVAVTDPIEVAAIRSISEKWSIESSANWNLTDPCSGVANSTTDIQTLNPGIKCDCSGALCHVTQMKVYSLDKTGELPEELVNLTYLFDLNLNQNYFSGRIPAFLGNLTKMQYLALGINNFSGPVPKELGNLRNLIVLSFSSNSLNGTLPLELGNLTKLEQLYIDSAGISGEIPSTFRNLKKLKTVWASDNLLSGAIPDFIGNWTDLTELRLQGTALEGPIPSSFSNLTSLKTLRISDLTSSVTSLTFLQGLKNLTQLVLRNNQISGIIPSYVTELSKLQHLDLSFNNFTGEFPTSLQNLSSLIFLFLGNNNLSGKLPSQMSSSIKYIDLSYNQFSGILPTWSNDTTLKVNLVGNYLEINETNNGLASSTLACLQRTFPCNKGAPRYSQFAINCGGSQMTSQLNNVYESDNEILDAASFYVSSDTQKWGVSNTGNFLDSSAQNFTESSQSQFTNTLDTELYQTARLSPSSLRYYGLGLENGQYTVKLQFAEIDILDTPSWKSLGKRIFDVSVQGNKVLTNFNIQKEAGGSFIAVDRSFKTNVTENFLEIHFFWTGKGTCCITKQGTYGPLISAISVTPDFNPTVSNKPPSKSPPKKIKTGAVIGIVFGGVVAVLTCLVFIILWRRKVRKSLEARGQEQEALKGIHTKPNIFSYADLKNATNDFHEENKLGQGGFGTVHKGILPDGKLVAVKQLSSESKQGKREFINEVAAISAVQHRNLVKLHGCCVEGEHRILVYECLENNSLAQALFGNKISEINLDWPTRFNICIGTARGLAYLHEESSVRIVHRDIKASNILLDNSLNPKIADFGLAKLFDETRTHISTRVAGTIGYMAPEYAMRGHLTEKTDVFSFGVVALEVVSGRSNSDTSLPQESVYLLEWAWQLHEQKRLLELMDPKLESTYIEDEVLRVIAVALLCTQALPAMRPSMSRVVAMLTGDVEEIPVASRPGYITDWQYNNHLAAQDPGSTSIALTPQQRSRDITLPDTLFSHENEEMTSSMVHKALGDGR